In Osmia bicornis bicornis chromosome 1, iOsmBic2.1, whole genome shotgun sequence, the following proteins share a genomic window:
- the LOC123988353 gene encoding uncharacterized protein LOC123988353 codes for MSNELTVKDNDYNKTNNQDRSTSVVDVNCSKLSERVISDIERIIYRRAHSENQIKSDVNYDDLCGAWIYPENPIYSRYVKRSDPSLCVWKYFTEEDLVYLKQHQQNKDVICSFFENKFLNKNIEKSKSVLTKMLWEFFRFARYHSLSL; via the exons ATGTCCAATGAACTGACGGTGAAAGATAATGATTATAATAAAACTAATAATCAAGATCGTTCAACATCAGTTGTGGATGTTAACTGTTCAAAGTTATCTGAACGTGTAATATCTgatattgaaagaataatttatcgGAGAGCCCATTCAGAAAATCAGATTAAATCAGATGTGAATTATGATGATTTATGCGGAGCATGGATTTATCCGGAAAATCCTATTTATTCTCGATACGTTAAACGGTCGGATCCAAGTTTATGTGTTTGGAAATACTTTACTGAAGAAGATTTAGTGTATTTAAAACAGCACCAACAGAACAAGGATGTGATATGTTCTTTCTTTG AGAATAAattcttgaataaaaatatagaaaaaagtAAGAGTGTTCTTACAAAAATGCTGTGGGAATTTTTTCGATTTGCAAGGTACCACAGTTTGAGCTTATAA
- the LOC114876164 gene encoding ras-related protein Rab-5C translates to MANRGTAQRPNGSTQGKICQFKLVLLGESAVGKSSLVLRFVKGQFHEYQESTIGAAFLTQTVCLDDTTVKFEIWDTAGQERYHSLAPMYYRGAQAAIVVYDITNQDTFIRAQTWVKELQRQASPSIVIALAGNKADLSQKRVVEFEEAQTYADENGLLFMETSAKTAMNVNDIFLAIAKKLPKNEQSGSASTSGQGRRLVETEGQKAATGNCCK, encoded by the exons ATGGCTAATCGGGGTACAGCCCAGAGGCCAAACGGTTCAACGCAAGGGAAGATTTGTCAGTTTAAGTTGGTGCTACTAGGAGAATCTGCAGTGGGAAAATCCAGTCTTGTTTTGAGGTTTGTTAAAGGACAGTTCCATGAGTATCAAGAAAGTACTATCGGAG ctGCATTTTTAACACAAACTGTATGTCTGGATGACACGACtgtaaaatttgaaatctgGGATACAGCTGGACAGGAACGTTACCATAGTCTTGCACCCATGTATTATCGTGGTGCACAAGCAGCTATTGTTGTATACGATATAACAAATCAG GACACATTTATACGCGCCCAAACGTGGGTTAAAGAATTACAACGGCAAGCCAGTCCAAGTATAGTTATAGCATTAGCTGGAAATAAAGCGGATCTTTCACAGAAGAGAGTGGTAGAATTCGAAGAAGCTCAAACATACGCAGATGAAAATGGCCTTCTTTTCATGGAAACTTCAGCTAAAACGGCGATGAACGTTAATGATATATTTTTGGCAATTG CTAAAAAGCTTCCAAAGAATGAACAATCAGGGAGTGCAAGTACAAGTGGTCAGGGTCGTCGGTTAGTTGAGACAGAAGGACAAAAGGCAGCAACTGGTAATTGTTGCAAGTGA